Below is a window of Desulfosoma sp. DNA.
TTCGAATTTCACGAATCTCTTCGGGTTTTCCAAAATGCAGGCAATGTGTTGTGCACACCGTCACGCAGGCAGGCTTTAGGCCTTGATCCACGCGATCCTTGCAATAGTCGCACTTGACCACCTTGCCTGTTTCCGCATGCCACTGAGGGGCTCCCCACGGACACGCGGACATGCAAGTCTTGCACCCTACACAAAGCTCTTCATCGACAAAGACAATGCCGTCCTTGGCCCGCTTTTGCATGGCTCCCGTGGGACAAGCCGCCACACACCAAGGGTTTTCACAATGAAAACAGGGCATGAAAATGTAGGAAGCCCTCGGCAAGGCTCCCACGAACTTAGGGCCGACTTCCACCACTTGGCACACTTTCGGGCCCGCGGGCAATCCCTTGTTGGCCTTGCACTGGACTTCGCAGGTATGACATCCGATACACTTTTTTATGTCCTGAAAGAGATAATACTGGCTCATGAGCATATCCTCCGGGTTCCTTCCATCTTCTTATTGAACGCGCTTCACCGTCACGATGGTGTGGTCCAGTGCAGGGCTGCCGCCGATCATATCCGTCACGTTCTCCTGCAACATGGTGTCGGCAAGACCCCGATTGAAGCTTCGTGCCGCCAACCGCGCTTCGTGTCCAAACCCATGCAGCATAAAGACCGATTCCGGATGAATCATGTCGGTCACATAAGCTCGAATCTGCCCGGATCCCACCTTGGAAGAAACCTCCACCCATTCGCCGTTGTTGATCCCCAAGCGTTGCGCTTCCTTGGTGTTTATCCACAAGCGGTTTTCGGGGACCAGTTCGTGAAGATACGGGTTGTTCTGCGTGGAAACGTGAGTGTGCTGCGCACATCGTCCGACCATGAGGCGATAATGGCCTTCTGGAGGCACCTGAACCGGCTCATAAGCGGGAAAAGACGGAAAACCGGCATTTTCCAATAAGGAAGACACCAGCTCGATTTTGCCGGATGGGGTCTTGAATTTGATTCCGTCTTCCCGATTCCATAAGATCTGCTTGTCCGTATAGGCCACAAACCCTTTCTTGTTAAAATCTTCCAGATAAAATCCCGTACCTTCCAACTGCCAGCGGACCAGGTCTTCCATGGTTTCGTAAGGAAAATATTGACCAAAACCGAGACGTTCCGCCAACTGCTTCAGGATGATCGCTCCAGGACGCGTATCGTAACGAGGGCTCACCGCCTGCTGGCGCAGGAACATTTGGGGTTTGAGGCCGTTGGCCTGCTGAATGCAATCAAGCCGTTCCAGGTAGATGGATTCAGGCAAAATGACATCGGAATACCAGGCGATGTCACTGTAATTGATATCGATGCTGACAACCAAGTCCAGTTTTTCCAGAGCCCTTTTGTTCTGGTTGAGGTCGGGAATGGACATGAGAGGGTCAAAACGGTAAGCGATGAGAGCCTTCAGAGGGTAAGGGTCCTCGTTGAGGATGGCCAGAGGAAGCCTTTGCCCCACCCCATGGTCCTTGTCCGGCAAAGGAAAATCGGGGGTACCCACCTTGTCAAATCGAACCACGTCGACCTTGGGCAGGCCTTCCTGTTCCGTTAATTTTCGAGCGGGCTTGCCGCCCACTTCGCCTGGACCCTTTTTGAAAAACAGTCCGCCCTTAGCTTCCACGCTTCCCATCAGAACATTGAGAATCAAAATGGAGCGGCGCAGATAGATTTCATTGGGATGACTGGCGCCACGATAGCCGTAATGGAAGATGACCGAAGGCTTCTTTTTGGCCATCTCCCTCGCCAAAGTCACGATGCGATGCGCTTCGATTCCCGTTTCCTGTTCCGCCCATTCCGGCGTATACGGCTGCACAAAGTCCTGTAGCACGGCAAAACCGTCCACCCACCGTTGCACATAGCGGGTATCGTAAAGCTTTTCGTTGATGATGACATGCATTAAGGCATAATTCAAGGCAAGGTCTGTGCCCGGTCGAATCATGAAGTAATCATGGGCCTTGGTCGCCGTCACGGTCACTCGAGGGTCGATGTAGGTGATCTTCGCCCCGTTTTCCACAGCCTCCATTAAGTTGTTGACCGCTCGAACCTCCACGGCTTCAAAAAAGTTTCGACCGTAAAAGACGATGTGCTTGGTGTTCTTGTAGTCTGCACCCATCTGAGCGTCCGTGTAGCCGAAAAGGGATCGGCATGCGGTGTTCACAGAGCCCTTGCAGATGGCATCATGGGTAAAATGATTGGGGGAACCGAGGGCCCTTAGGAAGGTCTTGCTAACATGGGTGGCAAGCTGCGTCCGTTCACCTAAAACAACACTTTGGGGGCCATGTTTCGCAACAATCTCTTTGAGCTTTTCGGCGACATAGCTCAGGGCCTCGTCCCAAGAGGCCTTTTTCCACTTCCCGCTGCCTCGAGGACCGGTGCGAATGAGGGGCGACTGAACCCGTTGGGTGTCATTTAAAAGGGCGATACCCGCCGCACCCCGTGGACACAAGCTGCCTTCCATCCCCGGCACATGAGGATTCCCTTCGATCCATTTCACCTGACCGTTTTCCACAATCACCTGGATGGGGCAGCGAACCGAACACATAAAACAAAGACTGAAGACTTCCTTTTTCATAAATGTTCCTTTCCTTTTCTGAACTTCCCTGAACTTCACGGAGTCGCGAATCGATTCTCTAAAACCTTTCTGACGCGATATTCCAGCTCGTCAAGCTCCACCGGCTTCACCAAATAATCTTCGGTCGCCAACCGCCTCGCCTCCTGAGCCGTTTCCGCAGAAGGAAAACCTGTAATGATCATCACACGAACACGGGGTTTATGAGCCCGCAGAAACCGTAACACCGAAAGCCCATCGTCATCCTTGAGCTTGATGTCCAGTAAGGCCAGGTCCGGATCATGGTCCTCCAGCCATCGGCGCGCTGTGCTCGCATCACAAAACGTGTGCACTTCATGCCCCAGCCGAACCAAAACCCTCTGCATTAAGCGGCACGCATCCTTCTCATCATCCAATACCATGATGAGGGCCATAACAAACTCCATGAACCTTGTCCACCACCACGCGACGAGGGAATCTTGTGGACAGCCCTTGGAAGAAAGAGACTTTCGAGCTCATCACATCCCCACGAGGCGACATCGCGGTCTTGATGGGCAAAGTCCATGCCAACGAGTAGCCCTTGGTGTTCAAGGAAAACTTCAGCGGCACACGAGAAGAAAGGCTGGATACCTGCAATCTTTCTATAGCACTGCAATTTTTTTATTGCATTTTTGATGATGGATGGACCCGGCTTTCATGTTCGAAGTGCTTGGACAAGGCTGGTGGAGAGGTTTCGTCCACGGAAGCGGCGCTACGGATTCTCAAGGGCCAAGCTTCAAGGCATCCGTAACAAATGGGAGCCTGTGAAAAGGGAAGTTTTTAAGGGACATGGAGGCTGCCTCTGATTCAGGAGGTTCGCTTAGGCATGCCGGCATGGATGCCTGAGAGCTGGAAATAATCAGGCAGGAGACGGTTCCGGAAAAGGATCTCTCCCTTGCGATTTCTGAGCGCGGGCGTTCCGCCTGGAGACAGAGCGGGCTGGTGGACAGCGCTCCGGGGGAATCCTCCAGTTCCGGGTTTGCAGGGGCGAGGCGACGCCTCACCCCTGCAGAATTTGATGGTATGAGATGCCTTGTATCGTGACAATATTGACCGCCTTTTGGCGTCAAGACTCTGTATTCGCAGGGGCAGACCGATGTGTCAGTCCCAGAGAGAGCCTCTCGGTGCATGGGTGTTGAAGCACGCCAAGCTGCTTTTTCAAGAGAGGATTTTGGGTGGACACGTAGGTCCGCCCTACGAGGACTGGCTCTCGATGCTAAAACGTCCTACGACGCCGCTGGCCTTTGTGCGTGGGATAGATCCTGGAGGCATAGCCGACTTGCGGCCTGGTGGTGCTGGGACGGACACGCGGAGCCGCCTCCACGATGAATGAACAGAGACTGAAGGCGTTGGCATGGATGATGCTTGTGTAGGGTGCGTTGTGGTGTGCCGGAGATGTGACCGCTGACGTCAAGCGGGTGTTCATTTCGGCGTCTGTATTAACTTTTTAAAGGAGGATGGTGCAATGAGGAAAAAGTTTCGATGGTCTTTGGTATGGATGATTTTTATGGCGACACTTGCTGTGGCGGGAGTCACGGCGGAACCTGTGCTCAGCCAACAGCAGGACACGCAGGCTCAAGGAACGACGGCACCGGGGGCCCAGCCGCAAACTCCCGCAGCCCAAACCCAAACGGCTCCTGCTGCAGAAAAGCCGGCAAGTACTGAGGCTAAACCTGTAGGAGACACCCTGGGACTTCCCGGAAAAATCGGTAAAGAAGTGGCTAAAGCGCCTCTGGGAAAAGAGCGGGGTCAGATTGACCCCACAGCACCTCGTGGTGCCTTCGGAATTCCTGGAGCCCCTAAAATTAATTACGTGGTTGCGATTTTGTGGTCCGTATGGGTCGGTTGGATTTTTTCAACGGTTGGGGCCTTCGGCGGGATTATGGCCGGTGTGGGTCATATGTCTGTTTTGGGTATTGGACCCTACGCCAAGACCTTTGCTAAGACGGCTCCGGGTCTCAATAAAGCTCTTACGGATAGTGTGCGCACATCCAACCAGTTCCTTGTGGGACTCTCTGCCCTGATCAGTACCATTAATTATTTAAAAGCACGCACCTTGGCCTGGCCTGTTGGTATCGTTCTGGCTTTGGGATCCATCGCCGGCGCAATTTTCATTCCCTGGCTCACAGGTGGTAAGGTCACTTTCAAGCAGTATCAGGGCTGGTTCGGCTTGTTCGTCTTCGTGGTCGGTGCCTTCCTCTTCTACGAAACCACACCTGCAGGTCAACAGAAGAAGAAAGCCGCCAAAGAGGCTGCCCAGGCTTTTTCAAAGGCCATGAAGGAAAAGAAGGACATGGCCCAACAGGGCATCCAGTTTAAATCCTTCTCCATCACGAAATCCACATTCAGCTTCTTTGGGACTGAATTCCACTTCAATCCCATCGTCATCTTCTTGGGTGGCGTGGCGATCGCGGCCATCTCGTCCTTCCTTGGCGTGGGCGGCGGTTTCCTCTACGTCCCGTTCCTCACCTCGTTCACAGGCGCTCCTATGTACGTGGTGGCCGGCACATCGGCTATGGCGGTGCTCCTTAGCATGATCACCAGCATTGCCAGCTATATCACCGTGGCCAAGGCGGGTATGGACTGGACCCTGATCGGCTTGGAACTCATCGGCATCTTTGTGGGCTCTATGATCGGTCCACGCACACAAAAATATATTCCGGACATCTGGCTGAAGAGACTCTTTGTGTTGCTTGCTCTTTACGTAGGTCTTGGCTACTTTAGCCTCGGTTTCTTCGGCAAGGCCTGGGTGCCCATGTAGATCATGAAGCCTTACGGGAGCTGACACCTTTTTGGACAAAAAAGTGGCGTCCTTCGGTCATGCCCTTGTATGCACCGAAGGACACTTCAAGGAAAAGCACAAGTGGCTTTCTTCCAATGGGTCCACTCTTCTCAAGGTTCCTATGGAACTTATCTCGCTGAGGTCTTCCTCGTGGCGTTCTTGGCTACCTTGGCAGGAGAGACCACACTTGCCTTAGGGTATCGCATCAACCGCCGGTACCTCAAAAAACTTTCCGAGGATCTCGCCGAGTACCAAAAACTTTCCGATGAAGCCGAACGCATGGGCGATGAGACTTCCTATCAAGCTGTCAACAAAGTAGGGAACGAAGTCTGGGGAAAATTGTTCTTTTTCAAGGTCGCGCTCTCCGCGGCAGCCCTGTGGCCTGTTTTCTTCGGCTTGGCATGGCTTCAAGCCCGTTACCGCCACTTCGATCTTCCCATCCCCGGAACCTCCATCGGCCTCAACTATGTGGTGGTCTTTTTGATCGCCTATGTGGCGGCACGCCTTATGTTCTCACGTATTTCTCGAAAGCTGCCCTTTTTTCGAACCGTGCTTGGCATGGTGGATGCCGATGCGGCTCATTCGGACACAGCCCCACGAATCCATCGGTAAATATTCGCCGTCAACCGTTCCTTTTTCGTGTTCCACAGCTTGAGGCAGCCCCTGCGCTGTTCTTTCATCTCCTCCACCATGTAGGCCAAAAGGAGGCGATGTTCTTCCTGGAGAAGACCTCGATCCAAGTCCTTTTGCATGCGGGCCAGCATCGCCAAAATAGCAAAGGTATAAAGGCTCAGCGTGGTCAACCGCCGAAGAACGTATTCCTTGGTCGCCGTTTTTTTGCCGTAGAGTGCCGGAAGAATCCAAAGGGCATAGCGAAGAAATCGAGCATTCCATTTCGCTTGCCGCGAGGCCCGTTTGAAGTCTTTATCCGTGAAAGGAAAAGTCCACTGCATGGGCCGTGTAAGCTCCTTCCACAAAAGGCGAACTTTGCCCCACAGACCTTTTGAAACCTCTCCCATTTCTTTGGCCATACGCCGAATGGCAAAAAGCGGAGGGTATATGGAATGAATTTCCGTGGTGCCTTCAAAAATGGTGGTCACGCGAAAATCACGCAGCCTTTTTTCATAGGGCTGAGTGGTCAGGTACCCGGAGCCTCCCGCCGTTTGCAGCGCGTCATAAAGGACATCCCAGGCTCGCGTGGTCCCGAAAAGCTTCACATGGCTTGTTTCCATGGCCAAGTTGCGATGCGGGCTCGCTTCCAAAAAGGCGGCCGTCAAGGTGGTCATGGCCTCGCAGGCAAAAGCATGGGCGCGGGCTTTGACGATTTTTTCCTGGATGAGCTCGAAATTTTCGATAGGCACCTTGAATTGCGTGCGCGTGCGGGCACGGTGCACCATATCCTTCACGGATTGTTCCATAAGTCCCGTGGAGGCGGCTCCTAATCCCAAGCGACCGAAATTGAGAATGGTCATGGCGATTTTGAAACCATCGCCGGGATTTCCCAAAAGGTTTTCTCGAGGCACCTTGACATTCGTGAAATGGATGGCCGCCGTGGAACTGGCCTTCAGGCCCATCTTGGGCATGTCCGCGCCGATCTTAACCCCGTCCCAGTGGGTTTCTACGATGAAAGCTCCCATGTGACCGGGATGTTCCGGATCAAGTTGAGCAAAGACGGTCAATCCTCCGGCGTAATTGGCGTTGGTAATGTAGGTTTTTCGACCGTTGAGGATGTAACACCCTTCCGATTCTGAAAAGACGGCCGTGGTTTCAATGTGTTTCGCATCGGATCCCACGTGGGGTTCGGTCAGGGCGTAGGAAAAGATCATGTCTCCGGAAGCGGCAGGCGGCAGGTATTTTTCTTTTTGAGCTTCGGTTCCGAAAAGCTGAATGCCTTTGATACCAATGGAAAGATGCGCAATGGATACCAGCGCCACAGCCAAATCCCTTCGGGCCATCTCGCGAATGACTTCCAGGTATTCCCAGAGATTCAGACCAAGCCCTCCGTATTCCTCGGCCACGGAAAATCCAAAGAGCCCAGCCTGGGCCATCCGTTGAAGCATCTCATCGGGAACCCTTCCCAGATTTTCTATTTCCTGGGCAGGAAATTCCTTGAGAATGTCCTCATAGGCCGATATCAGCGCTCGAACCCTTTCGGAGTCCACATGCACGGGAAACCTTTCGAAAATGGAGGCATCCAAAGCTCCTCGGTACGCCGCTTCCAAAAATCCAGCTTGCTCCATGTCCTTTCTCCCTCATTCACGGTCAGCCCTTGGCCCTTCCGAAAGGGCCTCCCTTTCGACGAAACGCAATCGGCCCTCGGGATCGTTCACCCATCCCACACGTCCGTTTCGAAAAAGCACATCGGAGAAATGGTAAAACCACACGTTACCGCGAATACTTGTGGGAGTTCCCTGAACTGCCAAAACTTCATCGGCGGAAGAGCCGATGGTAAAAAAAGATGGAATTTTTCCTCCACTCTTGGCCAAATATTCTTGGGAAGGCAACAGACGAACCTTGAGATTGCCAAATGCATTATCATAGGCTGCCACACGATCCTCCACAAAACGTACGGAACTGAACCCGTAATGCCACAAAGCCCCGCGAATCCCCGTGGGGGTTCCCTGAACGCGTAAGACCTCGTCCTTCGTGGAACCCAGCGTGAAGAAATCCATCGATTCCTTTCGGATCGAAGAGTCGGAAGGTTTCAAAAACACACGAAGTCTTCCATCGAAATTGTCATAGCCCACGACGCGTCCGTCTTGAAAACGCACTTCCGAAAGTCCATACGCCCAACGGCCGGCGTTTCGCCGATCCGGAGAACCCTGCACTCGAAGCACATCCCTTTCGGTGCTTCCAAGACCGAAAGTCTCGGCACGATCCAAAGGTGCCTTGGGCGAAACCTTTCCGGATTCGGAAGCATCCAGATCTTGTAAGGGAATGGTCAAAGAAGGAAGCCTCAAATCCTTACGCTGTGAGGGAACATCAAACGTCGCCGACTCCCTTGATTCTCCCGCAACAGAAGCGCCGGGTTTTTCGGGACCAATCTTTGAAAATTGAAATCGGTTTTTATGGCCCACGGCCCAAAAGATCCATAAAACGGCCACCGCCAGTACGGCGACGGCTCCGATCCACTTTCCGGAAAAATCCAGGGAAAAATTTCGAAAAAAACCAAACCGCCTTGACTCTTGCTGTCTCGGTTCTGAAGGGGAGCCTTTCTCCGGCGCCCTTCGCCGTCTTTCCTTGAAAACCTCTTTGTCCCCAGACCCATTGGGCAAAGGGTGGTTCAGAATTCGATGATAGGCTTCTTGAAGGTCCTTGAACTTTTCTTCAGCGCGAAGTCGAGCCCATTCAGGGGAATCGGCATAGAGGTCGGGATGCCATTTTTTGGCCAATTCCCGATAAGCACGTTTCACATCTTCGAACGAAGCTCCCGGCTCCAATCCTAACAATTGATAATCCTTAGGGGTGGCGTTGTTCGTCACCGACATAGGAACCCGTCCGATGATCAAAGATTTTTGCCTTCTTTGCAACAAAGCGTCAAAAGCATAGCTTTTCAGCTTTTTCGGTTCAAGACTTTGCGGCTTCTTTCCGATAAGGTAAGAGAAGATTCAGGAAGAGCGGAAAGATCTTTTTTGAGTTGAAAGATTTGACGGAGAGAAGATTCATGGATCGTGACACA
It encodes the following:
- a CDS encoding 4Fe-4S dicluster domain-containing protein, coding for MSQYYLFQDIKKCIGCHTCEVQCKANKGLPAGPKVCQVVEVGPKFVGALPRASYIFMPCFHCENPWCVAACPTGAMQKRAKDGIVFVDEELCVGCKTCMSACPWGAPQWHAETGKVVKCDYCKDRVDQGLKPACVTVCTTHCLHFGKPEEIREIRRERHAKALSPLD
- a CDS encoding molybdopterin-dependent oxidoreductase gives rise to the protein MKKEVFSLCFMCSVRCPIQVIVENGQVKWIEGNPHVPGMEGSLCPRGAAGIALLNDTQRVQSPLIRTGPRGSGKWKKASWDEALSYVAEKLKEIVAKHGPQSVVLGERTQLATHVSKTFLRALGSPNHFTHDAICKGSVNTACRSLFGYTDAQMGADYKNTKHIVFYGRNFFEAVEVRAVNNLMEAVENGAKITYIDPRVTVTATKAHDYFMIRPGTDLALNYALMHVIINEKLYDTRYVQRWVDGFAVLQDFVQPYTPEWAEQETGIEAHRIVTLAREMAKKKPSVIFHYGYRGASHPNEIYLRRSILILNVLMGSVEAKGGLFFKKGPGEVGGKPARKLTEQEGLPKVDVVRFDKVGTPDFPLPDKDHGVGQRLPLAILNEDPYPLKALIAYRFDPLMSIPDLNQNKRALEKLDLVVSIDINYSDIAWYSDVILPESIYLERLDCIQQANGLKPQMFLRQQAVSPRYDTRPGAIILKQLAERLGFGQYFPYETMEDLVRWQLEGTGFYLEDFNKKGFVAYTDKQILWNREDGIKFKTPSGKIELVSSLLENAGFPSFPAYEPVQVPPEGHYRLMVGRCAQHTHVSTQNNPYLHELVPENRLWINTKEAQRLGINNGEWVEVSSKVGSGQIRAYVTDMIHPESVFMLHGFGHEARLAARSFNRGLADTMLQENVTDMIGGSPALDHTIVTVKRVQ
- a CDS encoding response regulator, which encodes MALIMVLDDEKDACRLMQRVLVRLGHEVHTFCDASTARRWLEDHDPDLALLDIKLKDDDGLSVLRFLRAHKPRVRVMIITGFPSAETAQEARRLATEDYLVKPVELDELEYRVRKVLENRFATP
- a CDS encoding sulfite exporter TauE/SafE family protein codes for the protein MRKKFRWSLVWMIFMATLAVAGVTAEPVLSQQQDTQAQGTTAPGAQPQTPAAQTQTAPAAEKPASTEAKPVGDTLGLPGKIGKEVAKAPLGKERGQIDPTAPRGAFGIPGAPKINYVVAILWSVWVGWIFSTVGAFGGIMAGVGHMSVLGIGPYAKTFAKTAPGLNKALTDSVRTSNQFLVGLSALISTINYLKARTLAWPVGIVLALGSIAGAIFIPWLTGGKVTFKQYQGWFGLFVFVVGAFLFYETTPAGQQKKKAAKEAAQAFSKAMKEKKDMAQQGIQFKSFSITKSTFSFFGTEFHFNPIVIFLGGVAIAAISSFLGVGGGFLYVPFLTSFTGAPMYVVAGTSAMAVLLSMITSIASYITVAKAGMDWTLIGLELIGIFVGSMIGPRTQKYIPDIWLKRLFVLLALYVGLGYFSLGFFGKAWVPM
- a CDS encoding acyl-CoA dehydrogenase family protein; protein product: MEQAGFLEAAYRGALDASIFERFPVHVDSERVRALISAYEDILKEFPAQEIENLGRVPDEMLQRMAQAGLFGFSVAEEYGGLGLNLWEYLEVIREMARRDLAVALVSIAHLSIGIKGIQLFGTEAQKEKYLPPAASGDMIFSYALTEPHVGSDAKHIETTAVFSESEGCYILNGRKTYITNANYAGGLTVFAQLDPEHPGHMGAFIVETHWDGVKIGADMPKMGLKASSTAAIHFTNVKVPRENLLGNPGDGFKIAMTILNFGRLGLGAASTGLMEQSVKDMVHRARTRTQFKVPIENFELIQEKIVKARAHAFACEAMTTLTAAFLEASPHRNLAMETSHVKLFGTTRAWDVLYDALQTAGGSGYLTTQPYEKRLRDFRVTTIFEGTTEIHSIYPPLFAIRRMAKEMGEVSKGLWGKVRLLWKELTRPMQWTFPFTDKDFKRASRQAKWNARFLRYALWILPALYGKKTATKEYVLRRLTTLSLYTFAILAMLARMQKDLDRGLLQEEHRLLLAYMVEEMKEQRRGCLKLWNTKKERLTANIYRWIRGAVSE
- a CDS encoding J domain-containing protein, whose product is MSVTNNATPKDYQLLGLEPGASFEDVKRAYRELAKKWHPDLYADSPEWARLRAEEKFKDLQEAYHRILNHPLPNGSGDKEVFKERRRRAPEKGSPSEPRQQESRRFGFFRNFSLDFSGKWIGAVAVLAVAVLWIFWAVGHKNRFQFSKIGPEKPGASVAGESRESATFDVPSQRKDLRLPSLTIPLQDLDASESGKVSPKAPLDRAETFGLGSTERDVLRVQGSPDRRNAGRWAYGLSEVRFQDGRVVGYDNFDGRLRVFLKPSDSSIRKESMDFFTLGSTKDEVLRVQGTPTGIRGALWHYGFSSVRFVEDRVAAYDNAFGNLKVRLLPSQEYLAKSGGKIPSFFTIGSSADEVLAVQGTPTSIRGNVWFYHFSDVLFRNGRVGWVNDPEGRLRFVEREALSEGPRADRE